From Brassica rapa cultivar Chiifu-401-42 chromosome A06, CAAS_Brap_v3.01, whole genome shotgun sequence:
taataagaaacctaaacaataaaattaaagagttataaaatacataacactaagatataaagtgtatatttaaatttatataataatatcaaaattaaatatttataaaatgaaaatatacccGCACGATGTGCGGGATAaactctagtatatatatatatatataatctatcaAATCATAGTTTTTCTTATCAACCATTTTTGGACTACCATTTAAATTAGAATATGTAGTCTAATATTTAACATAATCTTATGTGATTTTCAATAAACTATctactacatatatatatatatatatatatgctatcATTGGCTGATAGAGCTAATTACAAAACAGTACCAATATGCTACATAAACTTATTCATTATAAACAGTACAAAATCTTGTTCTTCTAAGAAAAAACAcagtaaaaaataattttcgtaattataaaatgaagGGTAACCAATACCTGGAATATTTGTAGCAGTCGGTCGACAATGAACGGAAGATAAGATGAAAAGGGCAGTGAAAAGAAATGCGACTAAACTTTTTAAGGTGGTAGtcatttttataataatctCCTAacttttttgttctgttttgtcttctttgtttgtattgtattttatatatatagtgagaTAGTGAGACCTTTACATAACGTTTTagtcaaaaaagaagaagacaaataTGTAATGTGAAATGTATTTTTACTGGTCAGAGTTTTAAAAGGAACATAATCTTCATTTAAGCATATGTTGACCAATCTGCCATTAAATCTGgctttaaaaatatgtttaccAAAAATACACTGAATGATTTTTTGCCTAATTACGTTTGAACATGACATAGTATTTACTCTCTTATACATGTAAAATGTTCTTTTTACTAGGTGATAATCCGCACGGGGTGAATGGACTAAAAtagattataatttttaatctatagatattaaaaatgtaaaagttaTAATCACAATATTACATGCTATTAAAGTAATTGTATATGTCTATATAAGGTAAGCTTCGTTTTTTTTAACTTGCGTTATTGATTGTATGTAGTTGAAGTATAGATCATACAAGTAAATCTATAAAAACAAGCAAAGACACATAAAATTGTCTTTACATAAAATTAGTTATGAATTAAAGTAAAAACGAAACATAGGCTCCGAATTTTACGAACCGTCCCGctccgcaccgcagttaacaataacaaaaatctctacatatactatatatctatacgtttttataactgttaaaaccgcaccgcaaGTTGAACCACTTATCCCGCACCGTTCAATCCGAAAAGCCATAATTGTGTTCAAAAGCTGCAGAAAACACATGCATAGTCTTTCGACCAGAAACTCTAAAACAACCTTTGGGCTCCATGTCCAGTATAGATCCAATGAGACTAAAATCTACAACTCTCAAATATGCAAGTTCTTAAATCAAATTCTTTTCGTTCTTGTAAACTAGTGCATGACACCGGGGAAAGCATAAAAGACCAATCCCTTTTGCTCACTTTGACGGCTAAGGTTTTTCGACCGAGAATAGCTATAAGAGCATCCACAATGGTGGCACCCATTGTGGAGTCCATAGGATTATTAaagtaataaatttttttttttttgaatagttaaggactcTTGTTAAAAAAGTGTCTACAATGGTGATCCTTAACTTAAAATccttaggaaaaaaaaatatttattttagtgaaatataaataaacaaaaaatacattaatttaacataaaatacattaatttatacattaattaatccataacttaacataaaaatacaataaatttacattaaaataataattaaacataaaatacattaattaaacataaaaacaaaaattttacataaatatagaataattgttaatcttcatcaccaaatttattccaaatattttgGATTAAATCATTCTTCAATCTTTCATGCGTTTGCCTATCACGAAGATCATTCCGAGTGGGAAAGATATTGTTCAGATTTGTTGGCATCTCGGTTTCCACCTCTGAACACCTGGAGGCGTCTCCTTCTTCAAATTCAGATATATCAATACGAGAGTATCCATCCCGTTCATCCTCGACTATCATATTgtggagtatgatacatgctctcataatcttccctATCTTTTCTTTATTCAATGTTTTAACCGGATTTCTAACAATTGCAAATCGAGATTGCAAAACTCCAAAAGCCCGCTCCACATCTTTTCGGGTTGCTTCTTGAACTTTAGCAAATAACTCATGTTGAGGAGTTTGTGGGAGTgtgatagattggataaatatcgaccattttggatatataccgtCTGTGAGGTAGTACGCCAACTTATACGTGTGTCCGTTGACCATGTACTTTACCCTCGGAGCTCGACCttgtaaaatgtcatcaaaaacaggagaTCAATCGAGAACATTAATATTgtttaaggtacctggaggaccaaaaaaggcgtgccatatccaaagatcgtGAGAAGCTACCgcctctaagacaattgtcggttTTCCCGATCCACGTGCATAttgtcctttccaagcggttgggcagtttttccactcccaatgcatacaatcaaTGCTCCCGACCATCCCAGGAAATCCTCGTTTCTCTCCAATATCTAATAGCTGTTGGAGATCCTCCGGTGTGGGTCGTCGTAGATACTCATTTCCGAATAATTGTATAATTCCGTCTGTGAAATTATGTAAACACGAAAGTGCAGTGGTCTCAGCAAGTCGGAGATATTCATCAACGGTGTCAGCCGCATTACCATAAGCAAGCAGGCGAATAGCAGCAGTACATTTTTGTAGTGCCGTAAGACTCCATCTCCCGGTTGCATCTCTTCTTTGCTGGAAGAATGGAAAGTACTCTTCTAGGCCATGAACAAGACGCAAGAATAAATTCTTATTCATGCGAAAACGGCGTCTGAAAATTGCAGTCGAGAATGTCGGATCTTCGCTGAAATAGTCATTCCATAACTGGTCTTGTCCTCCTTCGCGGTGTCGTTCAACATACTGACGTGTCCTTTGTGGTATGGTTTGGGTCTCCACTATGTCGTTGTATATTTCTTCCACGTATTCATCACAAATTTCGTCCAATCTTGCATCGACTTCATCggatgaagatgatgacatTTCTAGAAAATAATTATCTTAAACAAATAAGATTGGATAGacatttttattatagttttaaccaaaatattattttaaattaaatttcaacATTGGTTTAGTTTGACTCGTAATCAAATTtcattaaatttcaaaattggTTTACTCCACATTAAAGTTCATTATTGGTTTAGTTTGACTCATAATCAAATTTATGCTACACGCAAATAATAATTTCAAGTAAGACTACAACCCAAGACTCGTAATCGTGATCGTAATCAACTGAATTTCTAACTATTATATGTTTGACATCCATTAATTTTCTCTTATCTTGAGCAACTCACGGCTTGGAcatcaataaataaaaacattgcATATATATGGAGAAAACTAGCTATGGTCCGAACAAGCAAATACTAGAAGGGATCAGACAATCATTCAAATATAGAGGATACACGTTTTTTtccaagtttgaaaacaaatagAGTAGATTACCTAAACTTCAGTGCAGTGGTAGATAAGAACAGCTCCGAGGAAAACAAAGAGAGTTGATTAATACAAACTCTCAGAGACAACTACAACACTACTACTTATACTAAAGGAAACAGAGTCATCCGTGACTCCTACAACACCCGTGACTCCTGCAACACCCGTGACTCCTTCCCACAAGAGCTACAGACCAAATGCACCCGTGACTCCTTCCCACATGCGTCAACCTGTCAAAACAGAGTGACAAGAGTTAGTaagcatttttaaaaatatcaatttcGATCAAATAACAGAGTGATCAAGTACACAAAATAGTTATAATACCTAAAAAGCAAGATTAATAAAAGATCATAACATTTCTGACATTAGTTTGAGCTTAAGACTAGTTTCCATTTCAGAGAGAGGTTCTGTTTTTGCGAGTAAACGAGATGAAACAATTAAAGAAACTAACCTAGCACATTTATAAGTAACACCAACCCTACTAAAACTATGGTAAAGACCATTAGCTTAGCTCCTGATTTCTTCTTTGTAAACTCGCCTATTCTCTTCTCAAGGATGAGCAGCTTCTGCTCACGCTCATTGGCTTCACCCTTAAGCTCACTAAGCTCCGTCTGAATGTCCCTCATCTCCTCCTCGACCGCCACGTCCCACCATTTCCAGACGTGGCAGTCTCCATCATCAGCATTGGGGCACGTAATGTACCGTCGGTATGGATCTTTAGGAGTTTGGGAATAACCGTGAACAGGCTCCGACCCACAGTAGCATGTCCTGGGGATTCCATCATCACCCTCTGGTGATGGTTCGTTGTGAATGGCCTCTGCATTCCACTGACTTATCTCAGCTTCAGCCGCGTACATCTCTGCTTCGGCTTGAAGGAGGGAATTTAAGTCTTGAGagtttgatgatgaagatggcTGGCTGTAACTGTATTGTCCCATTATCGTAAACctgaaaagaaattgaaaacaGACAGAGTTAAACAACCACTAGAGTTAAAGCAAATTGACGAGAAGGAAGCAAACTGGCTAGAAGGAACGAAAACAATATCAACAAAGTGAATTCGAACACAAATAAGATAACAATATCACTAAAAAGGTTTCAATTGAAAACAGTTAAGAAACGGCAAATCGATTGAAACTACAACATGTTTCAATCCGTATAGACACAAAGAGTATATCCGAGACCTATACAATCCATAAACAAGAAATAACGATTTATCCCCAAAATTTTtccaaaccctaatttctcaatTTAACTAAATTCGGTCGAAACCACACCACCAAACCCTTAATAGAGAACAGTGAACATGAAGAGTGATCTTAATCAAGAAATCTAGGAGTTAAAGCTTCGATTTACCTTAACTGGAGCCGAGGGAGCGAGATCGAGAGAGATCGCCTGTAAATCGCCTTTCTCtccttaactttttttttttcggtttcgatggaaaatgatttttttttaaccccACCCAAACGCATAGCCCACGCACCCACTCAGAAGAAGACACGTGTCTAAGGATTCGATCCGTCTAAACCGTCGCGACGGCCCAGTCCTTCCTCCATTAAgcataaatatcattttttttaaataccctAATCCTACGGATTTGGTCTAAGGATTGATCAAAATCCACGGTTGCGGGTGCTCTAAAGATATCTCATGTCATGAGTCCATGACAACAATTTATATAGCTTTCTTTACGCATAATGGaatgtttttttgttaagtATGTGAATTTCATTAACTTAATAATGAGGCAAAGAGATACAATGGACTTGACTAATCTAATCCTATTTAATCTAAGTCGCTAAGTCAATAAGAGAGAGCAATGAAGCCATAGCAAGCCACAAAAAGAGTAAAAAGACTCACTAAGACTAATAAGGTTCAATCACAACCATGAGGATGCGAGAAGCTTAGCTAGTTTTTAACAGGTCTTAAGACAACCATTCAGCAAACATGAGACCAGAGAGAAGATATTGAAGCTGGAACCTGCATCAAAATAGCTCGGGCCAATAGAGAATCGCAACCGGAGAATGGTCCGAGGCACCGCAGACCATCCCGAAGGCGACATCGAAAGAAGGACATGCGAAGCAGGGTCGGCAAGCCCTGGTCCGGCCATCGCAAGCAGTGATGTCCACTCCAGACGTTGCTATCTCAAGAAACTGTCACGCCATACTCTGAGAATCCTAACTGATGTAAAGAACCGGTATACGAAGCAAAGGTGGAGTACTGGCTGGTGGAAGCAGAGGTTTAATGGCTGGACTCTGGTCCCACCACGCGAGCAGAGCACGAGGGATTCCAGCAACATAACACCAAGAGAGGCAGAGGACAACGACCAACTTCCTTCTGAAGCTTGAAGAACGGAGGAGCCAGAGCTCCTTACAGCAGGCAAAACAGGAGGAGAGACCCGTCTGAGGAAGTTAGACAAAACGGAGTAACGGCACGAAACTCCAATCCAACCTAAACCCGAACAGATCGAAACCCAAAGAAACACCAGGTGGTTGTCTAAGAACCATTACCGAGAAAAAAAGTCTCCGACGATGAGTCTCGAATCGCCTTTTCAACTTGGAACAAGAGGGGGAAGTTCTTACCAAAGCAGCCGTAAGAGGAGACATGGGAGAGACGGTGGAGGCAGAATACTGACCAGAACGGCAAAGGCAGCGACGCAGAGCCACTCCGACGAACCCTCCGGGAGAGATCTGACCCAGATCTACTCTATgcgaaaccctagatctagcagcTTGACGACGCCTCCAGCTCAGATCCGCCTCACCACGACCTCGCCATCTCTCTAGGGAAGCTGAAGACACCCACAGCCACCGGTTTGAATCGCCTAGTCTGGCCGCAACCCGACGATAAACAGAGGAGATGAAGCAAGGAGGAAGTGGAGGAGACGGAAGTGTGAGAGGGCAGAGACTAGGAACAGTGACGAAACGGGGTGGCAACCGACGGGTAGAGACCCTCCGTCGGCCACCGGAACGAGACGCGAGAGGAGATGTCGAAGCGAAGAGTTGGTGGGGAGAGAAGATAGAGAGAAAAGACTCTCTCACCTCtctctaactttttttttcgaGAGAAAATGTTGTCTTTCATACATAATGGAATGTTGTTATACTACAAAGCATACTCCAAATCTCAAATGATGTATACTGTATTACTGTGCTAAGTACACTAACCATTCTTTTTCAAGTTCGTGGTATAATTTTCACATGCATGACTCCACCCAATATATTATCGGTAGTCTCATAGAAAAGACGTTAAGATCGCGTATTCAATGTAAGTAGGGATGGCAATCAAGGACCTGGACCGCGGGCCTGGCCCGTAAAGCTTGCTGCGGGGCGGGATTGGGCCTCCATTTGGtaagcccgaaaaattgcgggCCTCGCGGGACGGGTTCAAAGCGGGACGGGTAAAAAGCGGGACGGGTAAAAAGCGGGACGGGTCAAAAGCGGGATGGGCTTAACCCGCGGGATTTTGAAGACCCGCAACCCTAAGTCCCCATTTCTGCTTTTGCCTAAaacattgagagagagagagagagagagagagagagagagagagagagagagagagagagagagagagagagagagagagagagagagagagagagagagagagagaacgatTCTTGTGACTTTTCCTCCATAAAACATAAGGAGTTCCGGCGATGATGCATGATTCGAGCTCCGGCGATGACGACTCCAGCTCCAGCGATGACGATTCGAGCTCTAGtgttgttttgatttggttttctctttttattacacacaactatgaattgttttattacaatgtgatatttcttgtttaagttgattggttttgttttcagtatTGTGAAGTggtgtttttcttaaattaaatttggttaCAGTGGTGTTGTTTAGGAGAAAAGTTAGTTGTATTAAACGCCACTTGTATAATTTGGTAAAGTGATTCACGATTTTCTTTGcaatccaaataattaaaaagagagatGGTTTGATGAAGACATAAAACACTTGAGCCAACTTATTACAAAGATAACAACTCAATCAGattcaaactcaacaaaagcTTATGCTGATAACAAAACAAGGCTTTTAACTCAAGAACGTAAGCACAAACAGAGCTTTGTGGCATTGATTTTGATAAGTCTTTAGTGAAGCTAAATGAGCTTTCTTCAACTCTCTTACACAACTCTTATACTTGAGCATTCATGAAAAAAAACTGTAGTAGACGGTTTGATAAGGAGGCGTCCCGCGGGACGGCCCGCGAAGGCCTATATATTTTGCGGTACGGGTTTGGGCTAGCATTTTGAAGACTGCAGCCCGCGCAGGACATGCCCGCTGTAACCCGCTCGACAACTAACCCGCTGCGATACGGAATGGAACGGGATGGGTAAACCTGTTTGACATCTCTAAATGTGAGGACGAATAGCTTTAAGAGTTGCACAGTCACATTACATAGGCAACACAAGCTGGAAATTAGTCACCGAGGAAAAAAGAGGCAGAGGATATAGATATGGAGTCAAGATTGCAGCCCAATATTGTACTTTTTATGGTGACGATGAAAATGGGCTTTTAAAAGCCCATTTACTAGCAAAGCGACAAAATCAttcccccaaaaaaaaacacaaaggaTGATGACCCTCTTCAACATCGAGAAGACGATTTGATCGATTTCGAAGCTCTGATATCAAGTTTTGGGCGATCCCACGAATGGCGGGACAGAATCCAAACATGGATCAATTCGAGGCCTACTTCAAGAGAGCAGATTTGGACGGAGATGGTCGGATCAGTGGAGCCGAAGCTGTTGGCTTTTTCCAAGGATCTGGCTTGCCCAAGCAAGTTCTCGCCCaggttcttaaaaaaatacttttctttTTGATCTCTTCAGCTTTCTGATTGTTTCCAGAGAAAGATCTGATTTGGGTTTTCCAAAAACGccataaattttgattctttcGTTTGAAATGCATGCTCTGTTCTGAGATTCCGAGTACCCACCCCCATGAACTTGCTTTAAAGGAGCAGCCTTTAC
This genomic window contains:
- the LOC103872954 gene encoding uncharacterized protein LOC103872954, which gives rise to MSSSSSDEVDARLDEICDEYVEEIYNDIVETQTIPQRTRQYVERHREGGQDQLWNDYFSEDPTFSTAIFRRRFRMNKNLFLRLVHGLEEYFPFFQQRRDATGRWSLTALQKCTAAIRLLAYGNAADTVDEYLRLAETTALSCLHNFTDGIIQLFGNEYLRRPTPEDLQQLLDIGEKRGFPGMVGSIDCRAPRVKYMVNGHTYKLAYYLTDGIYPKWSIFIQSITLPQTPQHELFAKVQEATRKDVERAFGVLQSRFAISRMNGMDTLVLIYLNLKKETPPGVQRWKPRCQQI